Proteins encoded by one window of Streptomyces uncialis:
- a CDS encoding ROK family transcriptional regulator, which translates to MGRLTGGDPSLLRRINSAVVLHALRAADSATLTEVTRVTGLSRPTVEGVVEGLIETGLAVESAAEEGAARRQGRPARRFRFRAEAGHLLGLEIGPHRVAAILADLDGRVLGTGFKEITAEAPADERLERLRMTVADTLRRSGVARSSLWAVGVGTPGIVEADGTVRLGTALPGWTGLQLGERLRRSFKCPVLVENDANTAAVAEHWKGAATESDDVVFVLAGLSPGAGSLIGGRLHRGFGGAAGEIGALHLLGREATPEVLLSTTGEPLHPLDEQAVAEVFAHARGGDENARAAVDRFIRRLVHDVMALVLALDPEVVVVGGWAAGLDGVLVPLRQELERYCLRPPRVALSMLGEAAVATGALRLALDHVEEQLFAVESTVTARR; encoded by the coding sequence TTGGGGCGGCTGACCGGCGGAGACCCCTCTCTTCTGCGGCGGATAAATTCCGCCGTGGTGCTGCACGCGCTGCGTGCGGCGGACTCCGCGACGCTGACCGAGGTGACCCGGGTGACGGGTCTGTCCCGGCCGACCGTCGAAGGGGTCGTCGAGGGGCTGATCGAGACGGGCCTCGCGGTCGAGTCGGCCGCCGAGGAGGGCGCGGCACGCAGACAGGGCCGTCCGGCCCGGAGGTTCCGCTTCCGGGCGGAGGCGGGGCATCTGCTGGGGCTGGAGATCGGCCCGCACCGGGTCGCCGCGATCCTCGCCGACCTGGACGGCCGGGTGCTGGGCACGGGCTTCAAGGAGATCACCGCCGAGGCCCCGGCGGACGAGCGGCTGGAGCGGCTGCGGATGACCGTGGCCGACACCCTGCGGCGCAGCGGGGTGGCCCGCAGCTCGCTGTGGGCGGTCGGTGTGGGCACCCCGGGGATCGTGGAGGCGGACGGCACGGTGCGCCTGGGCACGGCGCTGCCGGGCTGGACCGGGCTCCAGCTCGGTGAGCGGCTGCGCCGGTCGTTCAAATGTCCGGTTCTCGTCGAGAACGACGCCAACACCGCTGCGGTGGCCGAACACTGGAAGGGTGCCGCGACCGAGTCGGACGATGTGGTCTTCGTCCTGGCGGGCCTCAGCCCGGGTGCCGGTTCACTGATCGGCGGACGGCTGCACCGGGGCTTCGGGGGCGCGGCCGGGGAGATCGGGGCGCTGCATCTGCTGGGGCGTGAGGCCACGCCGGAGGTGTTGCTGTCCACCACCGGCGAGCCGCTGCACCCGCTCGACGAGCAGGCCGTCGCGGAGGTCTTCGCCCACGCGCGCGGGGGCGACGAGAACGCCCGCGCGGCGGTGGATCGTTTCATCAGGCGGCTGGTGCACGACGTGATGGCGCTGGTGCTGGCCCTGGACCCGGAGGTGGTCGTCGTGGGGGGCTGGGCGGCGGGGCTGGACGGTGTGCTGGTGCCGTTGCGCCAGGAGCTGGAGCGGTACTGTCTGCGGCCGCCGCGGGTGGCGCTGTCGATGCTCGGTGAGGCCGCGGTCGCCACGGGTGCGCTGCGGCTCGCCCTGGATCATGTGGAGGAGCAGTTGTTCGCCGTGGAGAGCACGGTGACCGCGCGGCGGTAG
- a CDS encoding response regulator transcription factor, with protein MPLTVLLVDDEPLVRAGLRAVLEAQPDIEVTGEAADGAAVIPLVRRLRPDVVAMDVRMPLMDGIEATRALLRTVPDPPKILMITTFENDEYVYGALRAGADGFLLKRARPAEIVNAVRLVADGESLLFPAAVRQLAARYGTGYGTAAAREELRRAALTGREADVLRLMARGLSNAEIAVRLVVGTETVKSHVSAVLAKLGARDRTQAVIAAYESGFVSPG; from the coding sequence ATGCCCTTGACGGTCCTTCTGGTCGACGACGAACCCCTCGTACGCGCGGGCCTGCGCGCCGTGCTGGAGGCGCAGCCCGACATCGAGGTGACCGGTGAGGCGGCCGACGGCGCCGCGGTGATCCCGCTGGTGCGGCGACTACGGCCGGATGTCGTCGCCATGGATGTCCGTATGCCCCTGATGGACGGCATCGAGGCCACCCGCGCGCTGCTGCGGACGGTCCCGGACCCGCCGAAGATCCTCATGATCACCACGTTCGAGAACGACGAGTACGTGTACGGCGCGCTCCGCGCGGGCGCGGACGGCTTCCTGCTCAAGCGGGCGAGGCCCGCGGAGATCGTCAACGCGGTCCGGCTCGTCGCGGACGGCGAGTCGCTGCTCTTCCCCGCGGCCGTACGGCAGCTCGCCGCCCGGTACGGCACGGGGTACGGTACGGCGGCGGCGCGGGAGGAGCTGCGCCGGGCCGCGCTGACCGGCCGGGAGGCCGACGTGCTGCGGCTGATGGCGCGGGGGCTGTCGAACGCCGAGATCGCCGTCCGGCTCGTCGTCGGCACGGAGACCGTCAAGTCCCATGTGAGCGCGGTGCTCGCCAAGCTGGGGGCCCGGGACCGTACACAGGCGGTGATCGCGGCGTACGAGTCCGGATTCGTGTCGCCGGGGTGA
- a CDS encoding sensor histidine kinase: MLRSARPLARAVTYTRWLHLMLAWFFALASAMVYPGLTDMTPVRWLLVVLVPTVPVAALGLVPVVRRAEGLQAQLMLFPGQHARVRDGDAASGISAAPSASWRDRVRTSVWLVVRLELGCLTGLAMLPLLGQFMALLVRAMGGSVDDIDAPLAPPTRWWAAALLVPVPVLLLMAVVVTLGVALTAAARRLLGPSPAQRLAALEERTEQLLERNRIAHELHDSIGHALSVAVVQAGAARAAGDGAFTERALGAIEETGRAALEDLERVLVVLRESQRPASARPALGEAERLLKSARASGAVVDAEVSGPVDRLPGAVSRECYRMLQESLTNVLRHAGPVPVRVRVSVLPTRVDIDVVNPLPPAPIVPTGRGGTGLRGIRERAALLGGHAEIGPLGGEWRVRVELPLG, from the coding sequence GTGCTCCGGTCGGCGCGCCCGCTGGCCCGTGCCGTGACGTACACGCGCTGGCTGCATCTGATGCTGGCGTGGTTCTTCGCGCTGGCGTCGGCGATGGTGTATCCCGGGCTGACCGACATGACGCCCGTCAGGTGGCTGCTGGTCGTGCTGGTCCCGACGGTGCCGGTCGCCGCCCTCGGGCTGGTCCCGGTGGTCCGCCGCGCGGAGGGGCTCCAGGCGCAGCTGATGCTGTTCCCCGGGCAGCACGCGCGCGTGCGTGACGGTGACGCCGCGTCGGGGATCAGCGCCGCGCCGTCGGCGTCGTGGCGGGACCGGGTGCGGACCTCGGTGTGGCTGGTGGTGCGGCTGGAACTCGGGTGTCTGACCGGGCTGGCCATGCTTCCGCTGCTGGGACAGTTCATGGCGCTGCTGGTCAGGGCCATGGGTGGCTCCGTCGACGACATCGACGCCCCGTTGGCGCCGCCGACGCGGTGGTGGGCGGCGGCGCTGCTGGTGCCGGTGCCGGTGCTGCTGCTGATGGCGGTCGTGGTGACGCTCGGGGTGGCGCTGACGGCGGCGGCCCGCCGGCTGCTGGGTCCCTCCCCCGCGCAGCGGCTGGCGGCCCTGGAGGAGCGGACGGAGCAGTTGCTGGAGCGCAACCGCATCGCCCATGAGCTGCACGACTCGATCGGGCACGCGCTGTCCGTCGCGGTGGTGCAGGCGGGCGCGGCACGGGCGGCGGGTGACGGCGCGTTCACGGAACGGGCGCTCGGCGCGATCGAGGAGACCGGGCGGGCCGCCCTGGAGGACCTGGAGCGGGTCCTGGTGGTCCTCAGGGAGTCCCAACGGCCCGCGAGCGCGCGGCCGGCGCTCGGGGAGGCCGAGCGGCTTCTGAAGTCGGCTCGGGCGTCCGGCGCGGTCGTGGACGCCGAGGTGTCCGGTCCGGTCGACCGGCTCCCGGGGGCGGTGTCCCGTGAGTGCTACCGCATGCTTCAGGAGTCCCTGACCAATGTGCTGCGGCACGCGGGCCCGGTGCCCGTGCGGGTGAGGGTGTCGGTGCTTCCCACGCGCGTGGACATCGACGTGGTCAATCCGCTGCCGCCGGCGCCGATCGTCCCCACGGGACGGGGCGGGACGGGGCTGCGGGGGATACGGGAGCGGGCCGCGCTGCTGGGCGGGCACGCCGAGATAGGGCCCCTCGGGGGCGAGTGGCGCGTACGGGTCGAACTGCCGCTCGGCTGA
- a CDS encoding ATP-binding cassette domain-containing protein has translation MTSIDVRELTKEYGKTRAVDGLTFSVAPGRVTGFLGPNGAGKSTTLRLVLGLDRPTTGTATVGGRHYTAIDEPLRHVGALLDPQSVHGGRTARQHLLALAVGNRLPARRVEEVLEETGLGPVGRRRVRTFSLGMRQRLGIAAALLGDPAVVILDEPSNGLDPEGIVWIRDTLRRLAREGRTVLVSSHLMNETATFADQLVVLGRGRLLADLPMGDFIAAHGTSRTRVRTPDATRLDALLTSAGHRLAPAGEGAWVVAGLTAAEVGAIAAGEGIPLLELVTEEATLEQAYLALTATSAEFAASTTAQEV, from the coding sequence ATGACCAGCATCGACGTACGGGAACTCACCAAGGAGTACGGGAAGACACGGGCCGTGGACGGGCTGACGTTCTCCGTCGCCCCAGGACGGGTCACCGGCTTCCTCGGCCCCAACGGCGCGGGAAAGTCGACCACCCTGCGACTCGTCCTCGGCCTGGACCGGCCCACCACCGGCACCGCCACCGTGGGCGGACGCCACTACACGGCGATCGACGAACCGCTGCGGCACGTGGGGGCCCTCCTCGACCCCCAGAGCGTCCACGGCGGACGCACCGCCCGTCAGCACCTCCTCGCGCTCGCGGTCGGCAACCGCCTCCCCGCGCGCCGGGTCGAGGAGGTCCTGGAGGAGACCGGCCTCGGCCCGGTCGGGCGCCGCCGGGTGCGGACCTTCTCCCTCGGGATGCGCCAGCGCCTCGGCATCGCCGCGGCCCTCCTCGGGGACCCGGCCGTGGTGATCCTCGACGAGCCGTCCAACGGCCTCGACCCCGAGGGGATCGTGTGGATACGGGACACCCTGCGCCGCCTCGCCCGTGAGGGACGCACGGTGCTGGTGTCCAGCCATCTGATGAACGAGACCGCCACCTTCGCCGACCAGTTGGTCGTCCTCGGCCGGGGCAGACTCCTCGCCGACCTCCCCATGGGGGACTTCATCGCCGCCCACGGCACGTCCCGCACCCGGGTACGCACCCCCGACGCGACGCGGCTGGACGCGCTGCTCACCTCCGCCGGGCACCGGCTCGCCCCGGCCGGGGAAGGGGCATGGGTTGTCGCCGGGCTCACCGCCGCCGAGGTCGGGGCGATCGCCGCGGGCGAGGGCATCCCCCTGCTCGAACTCGTCACCGAGGAGGCGACCTTGGAACAGGCCTACCTCGCCCTCACCGCGACGAGCGCCGAGTTCGCCGCGTCCACCACCGCCCAGGAGGTCTGA
- a CDS encoding ABC transporter permease, which translates to MSPTAVLHAEWIKLRSLRAALVSLAAVFAVGVTITALVQASIEDPAGAIGEEFGGDRLFAAFYGVNFAHVAAIAFGTTAMSCEYVNHALRVSLTAVPDRTLFYAAKTAVIGAAALAVGLVTGFGMFLTGQAALGDDGLGLGAPGALRACFGTGLGLALTALLAAGLTAVLRSGVAALSILIPFFLIVSFVIGDTTGGVAEYLPDRAGAQVLFADPVGDLGAWSGLAVAALWSLAALLAGWWTVRRRDA; encoded by the coding sequence GTGTCCCCCACCGCCGTCCTGCACGCCGAATGGATCAAGCTCCGCTCACTGCGGGCCGCTCTGGTCTCGCTCGCCGCGGTGTTCGCCGTGGGCGTCACCATCACCGCCCTCGTCCAGGCGTCGATCGAGGACCCGGCCGGCGCGATCGGTGAGGAGTTCGGCGGCGACCGGCTGTTCGCCGCCTTCTACGGTGTCAACTTCGCCCATGTCGCCGCGATCGCCTTCGGGACCACGGCCATGTCCTGCGAGTACGTGAACCACGCGCTGCGTGTCTCGCTCACCGCCGTACCGGACCGCACCCTCTTCTACGCGGCCAAGACCGCCGTGATCGGCGCCGCCGCGCTCGCGGTCGGCCTCGTCACCGGATTCGGGATGTTCCTGACCGGACAGGCCGCACTCGGGGACGACGGCCTGGGGCTCGGCGCCCCGGGCGCCCTGCGCGCCTGCTTCGGCACGGGCCTCGGGCTCGCGCTGACGGCCCTGCTCGCGGCCGGGCTGACCGCCGTGCTCCGCAGCGGTGTGGCCGCGTTGAGCATCCTCATCCCGTTCTTCCTCATCGTGTCCTTCGTGATCGGGGACACCACCGGCGGCGTGGCGGAGTACCTGCCGGACCGCGCGGGAGCTCAAGTCCTCTTCGCCGACCCCGTGGGCGACCTCGGCGCGTGGTCCGGTCTCGCCGTGGCCGCCCTGTGGTCGCTGGCGGCGCTGCTCGCCGGATGGTGGACGGTTCGCCGTCGCGACGCCTGA
- the mug gene encoding G/U mismatch-specific DNA glycosylase: MTRFTPAELEAARDRLVDDVVADGLRVLFCGINPGLMTAATGHHFARPGNRFWPVLHRSGFTPRQLRPDEQDELLVHGLGITNVVARATARADELSAEEYREGGRLLAAKVARLRPVWLAVVGVTAYRAAFGERRAVIGPQETLIGGSRVWVLPNPSGLNAHWTVAAMAEEYGRLREAASGPAV, encoded by the coding sequence CTGACCCGCTTCACCCCCGCCGAGCTGGAGGCCGCCCGTGACCGCCTCGTCGACGACGTGGTCGCGGACGGCCTGCGGGTGCTGTTCTGCGGTATCAACCCGGGTCTGATGACGGCCGCGACGGGCCATCACTTCGCCCGGCCCGGCAACCGCTTCTGGCCGGTGCTGCACCGGTCCGGCTTCACCCCCCGGCAGCTGCGTCCGGACGAGCAGGACGAGCTCCTCGTCCACGGGCTCGGCATCACCAATGTGGTGGCGCGGGCGACCGCACGGGCCGACGAGCTGTCCGCCGAGGAGTACCGCGAGGGCGGCAGGCTCCTCGCGGCGAAGGTCGCGCGGCTGCGTCCGGTGTGGCTGGCGGTGGTCGGTGTCACCGCCTACCGTGCCGCGTTCGGTGAGCGGCGGGCCGTGATCGGGCCGCAGGAGACCCTGATCGGCGGCAGCCGGGTCTGGGTGCTGCCCAATCCGAGCGGGCTGAACGCGCACTGGACGGTGGCGGCGATGGCCGAGGAGTACGGGCGGCTGCGCGAAGCGGCGTCCGGGCCGGCCGTGTAG
- the purB gene encoding adenylosuccinate lyase, with translation MTAASSKPRIPNVLAGRYASAELADLWSPERKVRLERQLWLAVLRAQKDLGIEVPDSAITDYERVLDQVDLASIAERERITRHDVKARIEEFNALAGHEHVHKGMTSRDLTENVEQLQIRLSLELVRDRTVAVLSRLGKLAGEYAELVLAGRSHNVAAQATTLGKRFATAADEQLVAFGRVEELLARYPLRGVKGPVGTAQDMLDLLGGDAAKLDELERRVAGHLGFAHAFTSVGQVYPRSLDYEVVTALVQLAAAPSSLAKTIRLMAGHELVTEGFKPGQVGSSAMPHKMNTRSCERVNGLMVILRGYASMTGELAGDQWNEGDVSCSVVRRVALPDAFFALDGLLETFLTVLDEFGAFPAVVARELDRYLPFLATTKVLMGAVRAGVGREVAHEAIKENAVASALAMREQGAERNELLDKLAADNRIPLDRSQLDALMADKLSFTGAAGAQVAAVVSRVEDIAKRYPTASGYTPGAIL, from the coding sequence GTGACTGCTGCGTCTTCGAAGCCCCGTATCCCCAATGTCCTCGCCGGCCGCTATGCGTCGGCCGAGCTGGCCGACCTCTGGTCCCCCGAGCGGAAGGTGCGGCTGGAGCGGCAGCTCTGGCTGGCCGTGCTGCGGGCCCAGAAGGACCTCGGGATCGAGGTCCCGGACAGCGCGATCACCGACTACGAGCGCGTGCTCGACCAGGTCGACCTCGCCTCGATCGCCGAGCGTGAGCGGATCACCCGGCACGATGTGAAGGCCCGGATCGAGGAGTTCAACGCGCTCGCCGGGCACGAGCACGTCCACAAGGGCATGACCTCGCGTGATCTGACCGAGAACGTCGAGCAGCTCCAGATCCGGCTCTCCCTGGAGCTGGTCCGTGACCGTACGGTGGCGGTGCTGTCCCGGCTCGGGAAGCTCGCGGGCGAGTACGCCGAGCTGGTGCTGGCGGGCCGCTCCCACAACGTCGCCGCGCAGGCGACGACCCTCGGCAAGCGCTTCGCGACCGCCGCGGACGAGCAGCTGGTCGCGTTCGGCCGGGTCGAGGAGCTGCTGGCCCGTTACCCGCTGCGCGGGGTGAAGGGCCCGGTCGGCACCGCCCAGGACATGCTGGACCTGCTCGGCGGGGACGCGGCGAAGCTGGACGAGCTGGAGCGCCGGGTCGCCGGTCACCTCGGCTTCGCGCACGCCTTCACCTCGGTCGGCCAGGTGTATCCGCGGTCCCTGGACTACGAGGTCGTCACCGCGCTGGTGCAGCTGGCGGCGGCGCCGTCGTCGCTGGCGAAGACGATCCGGCTGATGGCCGGGCACGAGCTGGTCACGGAGGGCTTCAAGCCGGGGCAGGTCGGCTCCTCCGCGATGCCGCACAAGATGAACACCCGCTCCTGCGAGCGGGTGAACGGTCTGATGGTGATCCTGCGGGGCTACGCGTCGATGACGGGTGAGCTGGCGGGCGACCAGTGGAACGAGGGCGACGTGTCGTGCTCGGTGGTGCGCCGGGTAGCGCTGCCGGACGCGTTCTTCGCGCTGGACGGGCTGCTGGAGACGTTCCTGACCGTCCTGGACGAGTTCGGCGCGTTCCCCGCCGTGGTCGCCCGGGAGCTGGACCGCTATCTGCCGTTCCTCGCGACCACGAAGGTCCTCATGGGCGCGGTGCGCGCCGGGGTGGGCCGGGAGGTCGCGCACGAGGCGATCAAGGAGAACGCGGTGGCGTCGGCGCTGGCGATGCGCGAGCAGGGCGCCGAGCGCAACGAGCTGCTCGACAAGCTCGCGGCGGACAACCGTATCCCGCTGGACCGGTCGCAGCTCGACGCGCTGATGGCCGACAAGCTGTCGTTCACGGGTGCGGCGGGCGCGCAGGTCGCCGCGGTGGTCTCCCGGGTGGAGGACATCGCCAAGCGCTATCCGACGGCCTCCGGATACACCCCCGGGGCGATCCTCTGA
- a CDS encoding hemolysin family protein has translation MTAVQLLIGLATLVANAFFVGAEFAMISVRRSQIEPHAEEGDRRARSVLWGLRHVSALLATAQLGITLCTLVLGIVAEPAIAHLLEPVFDSLGVPHGLVHPISFVIALTLATYLHMLLGEMIPKNIALAEPVRTSLILGPPLVAVARALRPVIFTINAFANTLLRLMRVEVKDEVTASFSDDELARLVKDSGDAGLIDDRAQERLHDALELGRRPVNDVVLPLEQVVYAHVGVTPEELERLSTESGFSRFPVVDDARRIVGYLHVKDALDVTPRDLPFQVKDMRSIARVRASTPLDDVLTAMRRSRTHLAAVLGADGKMSGLVTMEDVLRELFGQPA, from the coding sequence ATGACCGCCGTCCAATTGCTGATCGGGCTGGCGACCCTCGTCGCGAACGCCTTCTTCGTCGGTGCCGAGTTCGCCATGATCTCGGTACGGCGCAGCCAGATCGAGCCGCACGCCGAGGAGGGCGACCGCAGGGCCCGCAGCGTGCTGTGGGGGCTGCGGCACGTGTCGGCGCTGCTCGCCACTGCGCAGCTCGGCATCACCCTGTGCACCCTGGTGCTCGGTATCGTCGCCGAGCCCGCGATCGCGCATCTGCTGGAGCCGGTGTTCGACTCGCTCGGCGTGCCGCACGGACTGGTCCACCCGATCTCGTTCGTGATCGCGCTGACCCTGGCGACGTATCTGCACATGCTGCTGGGCGAGATGATCCCCAAAAACATCGCGCTCGCGGAGCCGGTGCGCACCTCGCTGATCCTCGGGCCGCCGCTGGTCGCGGTGGCGCGGGCGCTGCGGCCGGTGATCTTCACGATCAACGCGTTCGCCAACACCCTGCTCAGGCTGATGCGGGTCGAGGTCAAGGACGAGGTCACCGCGTCCTTCTCGGACGACGAGCTGGCCCGGCTGGTGAAGGACTCCGGGGACGCGGGGCTGATCGACGACCGCGCCCAGGAGCGGCTCCATGACGCGCTGGAGCTGGGCCGCCGCCCGGTGAACGACGTGGTCCTGCCGCTGGAGCAGGTGGTCTACGCCCATGTCGGGGTCACCCCGGAGGAGCTGGAGCGCCTTTCCACGGAGTCGGGCTTCTCGCGGTTCCCCGTGGTGGACGACGCCCGTCGCATCGTGGGCTACCTCCATGTGAAGGACGCCCTGGACGTGACCCCGCGCGACCTTCCGTTCCAGGTCAAGGACATGCGGTCGATCGCCCGGGTCCGGGCGAGCACCCCGCTGGACGATGTGCTGACCGCGATGCGGCGCAGCCGTACGCATCTGGCGGCCGTCCTCGGCGCGGACGGCAAGATGTCGGGCCTGGTGACGATGGAGGACGTCCTGCGGGAGCTCTTCGGCCAGCCCGCGTGA
- a CDS encoding hemolysin family protein, which translates to MTEVLLLAVAVLLSLACGAFVAAEFSLTTVERGDLERAVERGDRGAASALKAVKNLTFQLSGAQLGITVTNLIVGMLSEPSISKLISGPLRDLGVSASAASTLALILGTALSTVFLMVVGELVPKNWAISSPLVIAKWVATPQRFFSAAFRPLITHLNNTANHAVRRLGMEPTEELASARGPKELVALARHSAKEGRLEADTAELFVRTLNLADLTAENVMTPRVQVMALEARATCEDVANATRATGLSRFPVYRGNLDTVVGVVHIKDVLAVPAERRPRKPVAELMREPLLVPESLTVDRLMDRLSGKRTMAVVIDEYGGTAGVATLEDIVEEVVGEVRDEHDPHEAPDLAPAGQDDEGRALFAADGSARTDQLARVGLRAPDGPYETLAGLVATELGRIPAAGDRVDVAGWRLDVVDATGRRAARVMMHAPPARPDEEEEER; encoded by the coding sequence ATGACCGAAGTGCTTCTGCTCGCCGTGGCGGTCCTGCTCTCGCTGGCCTGTGGTGCCTTCGTCGCGGCGGAGTTCTCGCTCACGACCGTCGAGCGCGGCGATCTCGAACGCGCCGTGGAGCGCGGCGACCGCGGGGCCGCCAGCGCCCTGAAGGCGGTCAAGAACCTCACGTTCCAGCTCTCCGGAGCCCAGCTCGGCATCACGGTCACCAACCTGATCGTGGGCATGCTCTCCGAGCCGTCCATCTCCAAACTCATCTCGGGACCCCTGCGTGACCTCGGGGTCTCCGCGTCCGCCGCCTCCACCCTGGCCCTGATCCTCGGCACCGCGCTGTCGACGGTGTTCCTGATGGTGGTCGGCGAGCTGGTCCCCAAGAACTGGGCGATCTCGTCCCCGCTGGTCATCGCCAAGTGGGTGGCCACCCCGCAGCGCTTCTTCAGCGCCGCGTTCCGGCCGCTGATCACCCATCTCAACAACACCGCCAACCACGCCGTGCGCCGCCTCGGCATGGAACCCACCGAGGAGCTGGCCTCCGCGCGCGGCCCCAAGGAGCTGGTGGCCCTGGCCCGGCACTCGGCGAAGGAGGGCAGGCTGGAGGCGGACACGGCCGAGTTGTTCGTCCGGACGCTGAACCTGGCCGACCTCACCGCCGAGAACGTGATGACGCCCCGTGTCCAGGTCATGGCGCTGGAGGCACGGGCCACCTGCGAGGACGTCGCCAACGCGACCCGCGCCACCGGCCTGTCCCGCTTCCCCGTGTACCGGGGCAACCTCGACACGGTCGTCGGGGTCGTCCACATCAAGGACGTGCTCGCGGTCCCCGCCGAACGGCGCCCCCGCAAGCCGGTCGCGGAGCTGATGCGCGAGCCGCTGCTCGTACCGGAGTCGCTGACCGTGGACCGGCTGATGGACCGCCTGTCCGGGAAGCGCACCATGGCCGTCGTCATCGACGAGTACGGCGGCACGGCCGGGGTGGCCACCCTGGAGGACATCGTCGAGGAGGTCGTCGGCGAGGTACGCGACGAGCACGACCCGCACGAGGCACCCGATCTGGCGCCCGCCGGACAGGACGACGAGGGCCGCGCGCTCTTCGCCGCCGACGGCTCCGCGCGCACGGATCAGCTGGCCCGCGTCGGTCTGCGCGCCCCGGACGGCCCGTACGAGACCCTGGCCGGGCTCGTCGCCACCGAGCTGGGACGTATCCCGGCCGCCGGTGACCGGGTGGACGTCGCCGGGTGGCGGCTCGACGTGGTGGACGCCACGGGACGCCGCGCGGCCCGGGTGATGATGCACGCGCCGCCCGCGCGTCCCGACGAGGAGGAGGAAGAGCGATGA
- a CDS encoding GNAT family N-acetyltransferase: MRWDTGMNDLRIRPAGPADLDPVLTFWRTAAEGTSISDDRAGVARLLTRDAGSLLLAERADELVGTVIAGFDGWRCHLYRLAVHPAHRRQGIGSALLAAAEERFVALGGRRGDAMVLQRNERAQHAWRAAGYAPQDQWLRWVKPLSG, encoded by the coding sequence ATGAGGTGGGATACAGGGATGAACGATCTTCGGATACGGCCCGCCGGGCCCGCTGACCTGGACCCCGTCCTCACCTTCTGGCGGACCGCCGCCGAGGGGACGAGCATTTCGGACGACCGGGCGGGCGTGGCGCGGCTGCTCACCCGTGACGCCGGGTCGCTGCTGCTCGCGGAGCGTGCGGACGAGCTGGTGGGCACCGTGATCGCCGGGTTCGACGGCTGGCGCTGCCATCTGTACCGGCTCGCCGTGCACCCCGCGCACCGGCGCCAGGGCATCGGCTCGGCCCTGCTGGCGGCGGCCGAGGAGCGGTTCGTGGCGCTGGGCGGGCGCCGGGGCGACGCGATGGTGCTCCAGCGCAACGAACGCGCGCAGCACGCGTGGCGTGCGGCGGGGTACGCGCCCCAGGACCAGTGGCTCCGCTGGGTGAAGCCGCTGTCCGGCTGA
- a CDS encoding toxin-antitoxin system HicB family antitoxin, with protein sequence MAKTQLNVRVDEHTARAARERALAQGMSVNRYIEELVRRDTGEMGHTFVDAAADFMKQYESVFVEEFGADREGRR encoded by the coding sequence ATGGCCAAAACCCAGCTGAACGTCAGGGTGGACGAGCACACCGCCCGCGCCGCACGGGAACGCGCCCTCGCGCAGGGCATGAGCGTCAATCGCTACATCGAGGAACTGGTCAGACGGGACACCGGCGAGATGGGGCACACCTTCGTCGACGCCGCGGCCGACTTCATGAAGCAGTACGAGTCCGTCTTCGTCGAGGAGTTCGGCGCGGACCGTGAAGGTCGTCGTTGA
- a CDS encoding fic family toxin-antitoxin system, toxin component — protein MNIRIDLAWLLMVAEQKTPGDPEVTDWGALVAAVSRHEAEIFGVPVYEDPHVRAAALLQLLLHVPALERSNAMFAAAVAYAYLIASGLKVATSPEQVRDLARLVKSGNATVRQIAEVLRAWTL, from the coding sequence TTGAACATCAGAATCGATCTTGCCTGGCTGTTGATGGTCGCCGAACAGAAGACCCCCGGGGACCCCGAGGTCACCGACTGGGGAGCGCTGGTCGCCGCCGTCAGCAGACATGAGGCCGAGATATTCGGCGTCCCCGTCTACGAGGACCCGCACGTCCGTGCGGCGGCCCTCCTCCAACTCCTGCTGCACGTCCCCGCCCTGGAACGCTCCAACGCGATGTTCGCTGCGGCGGTGGCGTACGCCTATCTGATCGCCAGCGGCCTGAAGGTCGCCACCTCACCGGAACAGGTCCGCGACCTGGCCCGGCTGGTCAAGTCGGGCAACGCGACGGTCCGGCAGATCGCCGAGGTCCTGCGCGCCTGGACGCTCTAG